The Vulpes vulpes isolate BD-2025 chromosome 10, VulVul3, whole genome shotgun sequence genome has a window encoding:
- the LOC140593698 gene encoding uncharacterized protein, with product MYEELVSYLVEKVVSLVIYKYKFEKNLSKQLGFISFPVTETLMDLFLGFKKVKGSRICLSSKINWNCLLRKLEEAEWARQLSRQASQHDSASQRSSHRGPAHRGPAHQGAGHSSTESPSTGPELAPRADPAEASEPSLDSELPDLQLLWAQEDAGAEEQRPTSQQEPTAVGANQSQELVDGVSQSNEEEDEDQGDDFPDEGTPQSSPGASSGGGRQRLHEPESQ from the coding sequence ATGTACGAGGAGCTCGTCAGCTACTTGGTGGAGAAGGTTGTGTCCCTGGTCATCTACAAGTACAAGTTCGAGAAGAACCTCTCCAAGCAGCTGGGCTTCATCTCCTTCCCCGTCACCGAGACGCTCATGGACCTCTTCCTGGGCTTCAAGAAGGTGAAGGGCTCCCGCATCTGCCTGTCCTCAAAGATCAACTGGAACTGCCTGCTGCGCAAGCTGGAGGAGGCCGAGTGGGCCCGGCAGCTGTCGCGACAAGCCTCCCAGCATGACTCCGCCTCCCAGCGCAGCTCCCACCGCGGCCCCGCCCACCGCGGCCCCGCCCACCAGGGGGCGGGGCACAGCAGCACCGAGTCCCCCTCCACCGGGCCGGAGCTCGCCCCCCGCGCCGACCCGGCGGAGGCCAGCGAGCCCAGCCTCGACAGTGAGCTGCCGGACCTTCAGCTGCTCTGGGCTCAGGAGGATGCTGGAGCCGAGGAGCAGAGGCCCACGAGCCAGCAGGAGCCCACGGCCGTGGGCGCTAATCAGAGCCAGGAATTAGTAGACGGGGTCAGTCAGAGCAatgaggaggaagatgaggaccAGGGTGATGACTTCCCAGACGAGGGCACGCCCCAGAGCTCCCCCGGAGCCTCAAGTGGAGGCGGACGTCAGCGACTCCACGAACCCGAGTCACAGTGA
- the LOC112907533 gene encoding coiled-coil domain-containing protein 116, producing the protein MTSCHHHSGYLADDEAGHTTYVARVCPPKKPPFPEMGQAYKSGHMPHPPSRYTPADSSGLRGHRRNPRDPRPFGSFLDFLVEGQVLDSLQMVVEEATERMTTMKTESGVPLVEVQDPIEVPRGGRRVRARPSLSTVHRHRARPSLCTGHPNNYPSSSSSMSDSHSSFTAGWLGSRSQDSDLGARGMGSLPPMRDKLLLEKNLKRLLKLENRGKGMGRSCFRTDSLLWDSLGSQASSQRTQEPPLSWFSGLLGSSTGTAQTSELGPVEQELTFLKRERYKEIKSLLNQPASFDLPGYCSFREPHRTLDFLAEHHLFPALQSVVRQAVDKLSGARRHDGCPLFPSEWEPATEPNSDSVQDSKPEPNSDSVQDSKPATPTDGEETYDVFPIRVSSSKMIQRKSTKGRGQAKSKEGGSPLSSAQVVNRLRVEVTPTEEPKVPSPHPSQEAPDKDPKLQRPPIPSSGPPNSSQKANPWQSLYHPLPIPGIVVEGPSSQTQSTIQDTPPLTSPYPGFSHHLPLFSPLPSSVVRGISPSAVSLRPEMTSRVELGGLGKGLRGKGSFSYHP; encoded by the exons ATGACCAGCTGCCACCACCATTCTGGATACTTGGCAGATGACGAGGCTGGCCACACCACCTACGTGGCCCGGGTATGT CCACCTAAGAAGCCACCCTTCCCGGAAATGGGGCAAGCCTACAAGTCGGGCCACATGCCACACCCACCATCAAGGTACACCCCCGCAGACAGCTCGGGGCTCCGTGGCCACAGACGAAACCCAAGGGACCCTCGGCCCTTTGGTAGCTTCCTGGATTTTCTTGTCGAGGGTCAGGTGCTAGACAGCCTACAGATGGTGGTGGAGGAAGCAACTGAGCGCATGACCACCATGAAGACAGAGTCTGGGGTGCCGCTGGTGGAGGTGCAGGACCCAATAGAGGTGCCAAGGGGTGGGCGGCGGGTTCGTGCCCGGCCTAGCCTTAGTACTGTACACCGACACCGTGCCCGACCCAGCCTCTGCACTGGACATCCCAATAACTACCCATCCTCCTCTAGCTCCATGTCAGACTCCCATAGCAGCTTCACAGCTGGCTGGCTGGGCTCCCGCAGCCAGGACAGTGACCTGGGAGCCCGTGGCATGGGCTCACTGCCACCCATGAGGGACAAACTTTTGCTGGAGAAGAACCTCAAACGGCTGCTGAAGCTGGAGAACAGAGGG AAAGGCATGGGTCGGTCCTGCTTCCGGACGGACTCCCTGCTGTGGGACTCGCTGGGCAGCCAGGCCAGCAGCCAGCGGACCCAGGAGCCACCTCtgtcctggttctcaggcctgcTGGGCTCAAGCACTGGCACAGCCCAAACATCAGAGCTAGGGCCTGTAGAACAGGAACTGACTTTCCTCAAGCGAGAGCGTTATAAGGAGATCAAGTCCTTGTTGAACCAGCCAGCATCCTTTGACCTGCCTGGCTACTGTTCATTCCGTGAGCCCCATCGGACCCTGGACTTCCTGGCTGAGCACCACCTCTTCCCTGCCTTGCAGAGTGTGGTCCGCCAGGCCGTGGACAAGCTCAGTGGAGCCCGACGTCACGATGGCTGCCCTCTCTTCCCTTCAGAATGGGAGCCTGCAACAGAACCCAATTCTGACTCAGTGCAAGACTCCAAGCCAGAACCCAATTCTGACTCAGTGCAAGACTCCAAGCCAGCCACACCCACTGATGGGGAGGAGACTTACGATGTGTTTCCCATCAGAGTCTCCAGCTCCAAGATGATTCAAAGAAAGAGCACCAAGGGCAGAGGACAAGCCAAATCCAAGGAAGGTGGATCCCCTCTGTCTAGTGCCCAGGTGGTCAACAGATTAAGGGTTGAGGTGACACCCACAGAAGAACCCAAGGTTCCCTCACCCCATCCCAGTCAGGAGGCTCCTGACAAGGACCCTAAACTACAGAGACCACCCATACCTTCTTCTGGGCCCCCAAACTCCAGCCAGAAGGCCAATCCCTGGCAGAGCCTATACCACCCTCTGCCTATCCCAGGGATCGTGGTGGAAGGGCCCTCCAGCCAGACCCAGTCCACGATCCAGGACACACCTCCTCTCACCTCCCCCTACCCTGGCTTCTCCCACCACCTTCCTTTGTTTTCACCACTTCCCTCCTCAGTGGTTAGAGGCATCTCCCCATCTGCTGTTTCACTGCGTCCAGAGATGACCTCAAGGGTGGAGCTAGGTGGGTTAGGGAAGGGTTTGCGTGGGAAGGGCTCCTTCAGCTACCACCCTTAG
- the YDJC gene encoding carbohydrate deacetylase isoform X2: MARPRVRLVVTADDFGYCPRRDEGIVEAFLAGAVTSVSLLVNGAAAESAAELAGRYQIPTGLHANLSEGRPVGPACHGASTLLSPEGFFLGKMGFREAVAAGDVALPQVREELEAQLIRFRELLGGDPTHVDGHQHVHVLPGVCQVFAEALQANGVRFTRLPVERGVGGCAWLEAPARAFACAVERDAQAAVGPFSRYGLRWTDAFVGLSTCGRHMSAHRVSGALARALEGIPTGRTLTAELMAHPGYPSVPPAGGCGEGPDAFSCSWERLHELRVLTAPTLQTRLAQEGVQLCTLHDLDSKRHGEGIPGEATLETFLEPSPPCP, from the exons ATGGCCCGCCCGCGAGTGCGGCTGGTGGTCACCGCGGACGACTTTGGTTACTGCCCGCGGCGCGATGAGGGCATCGTAGAGGCCTTTCTGGCGGGGGCTGTGACCAGCGTGTCTCTGCTGGTCAACGGCGCAGCCGCAGAGAGCGCGGCGGAGCTGGCCGGCAG GTACCAAATCCCCACCGGCCTCCACGCCAACCTGTCCGAGGGCCGCCCCGTGGGCCCGGCCTGCCACGGCGCCTCGACGCTGCTCAGCCCCGAAGGCTTCTTCCTCGGCAAGATGGGATTTCGAGAGGCAGTGGCGGCCGGAGACGTCGCCTTGCCCCAG GTGCGGGAGGAGCTGGAGGCCCAGCTGATTCGCTTCCGGGAGCTCCTGGGCGGGGACCCCACTCACGTGGACGGGCACCAGCACGTGCACGTGCTCCCAG GCGTGTGCCAGGTGTTCGCAGAGGCGCTGCAGGCCAACGGGGTGCGCTTCACGCGATTGCCGGTGGAGCGCGGGGTGGGCGGCTGCGCGTGGCTCGAAGCCCCCGCGCGTGCCTTCGCCTGTGCGGTGGAGCGCGACGCCCAGGCCGCCGTGGGCCCCTTCTCCCGCTACGGCCTACG GTGGACGGATGCCTTCGTGGGCCTGAGCACCTGCGGCCGGCACATGTCTGCTCACCGCGTATCAGGAGCACTAGCGCGGGCCCTGGAAGGCATACCCACCGGCCGTACCCTGACAGCCGAGCTGATGGCCCACCCCGGCTACCCCAGTGTGCCTCCAGCTGGGGGCTGCGGCGAGGGCCCCGATGCCTTTTCCTGCTCTTGGGAGCGGCTGCACGAACTGCGTGTCCTCACCGCACCCACACTTCAGACCCGACTTGCACAGGAGGGTGTACAGCTCTGCACCCTGCACGACCTAGACTCCAAGAGGCATGgggaagggatccctggagaagccactctggaaacattCCTGGAGCCCTCCCCACCATGCCCCTGA
- the YDJC gene encoding carbohydrate deacetylase isoform X3, producing the protein MARPRVRLVVTADDFGYCPRRDEGIVEAFLAGAVTSVSLLVNGAAAESAAELAGRYQIPTGLHANLSEGRPVGPACHGASTLLSPEGFFLGKMGFREAVAAGDVALPQVREELEAQLIRFRELLGGDPTHVDGHQHVHVLPGGRMPSWA; encoded by the exons ATGGCCCGCCCGCGAGTGCGGCTGGTGGTCACCGCGGACGACTTTGGTTACTGCCCGCGGCGCGATGAGGGCATCGTAGAGGCCTTTCTGGCGGGGGCTGTGACCAGCGTGTCTCTGCTGGTCAACGGCGCAGCCGCAGAGAGCGCGGCGGAGCTGGCCGGCAG GTACCAAATCCCCACCGGCCTCCACGCCAACCTGTCCGAGGGCCGCCCCGTGGGCCCGGCCTGCCACGGCGCCTCGACGCTGCTCAGCCCCGAAGGCTTCTTCCTCGGCAAGATGGGATTTCGAGAGGCAGTGGCGGCCGGAGACGTCGCCTTGCCCCAG GTGCGGGAGGAGCTGGAGGCCCAGCTGATTCGCTTCCGGGAGCTCCTGGGCGGGGACCCCACTCACGTGGACGGGCACCAGCACGTGCACGTGCTCCCAG GTGGACGGATGCCTTCGTGGGCCTGA
- the YDJC gene encoding carbohydrate deacetylase isoform X1 has translation MARPRVRLVVTADDFGYCPRRDEGIVEAFLAGAVTSVSLLVNGAAAESAAELAGRYQIPTGLHANLSEGRPVGPACHGASTLLSPEGFFLGKMGFREAVAAGDVALPQVREELEAQLIRFRELLGGDPTHVDGHQHVHVLPGLHWRGPPPQPCPSQPCWSLPLMPGYPQVDGCLRGPEHLRPAHVCSPRIRSTSAGPGRHTHRPYPDSRADGPPRLPQCASSWGLRRGPRCLFLLLGAAARTACPHRTHTSDPTCTGGCTALHPARPRLQEAWGRDPWRSHSGNIPGALPTMPLTSIMSFSAKKGGQCQALGQPGTRWRGRGPVTYSLRQAPVTSVSRSLWFRMAARALATHLGCRQVGPVTSEPGACQPSSLFRCSRERPLY, from the exons ATGGCCCGCCCGCGAGTGCGGCTGGTGGTCACCGCGGACGACTTTGGTTACTGCCCGCGGCGCGATGAGGGCATCGTAGAGGCCTTTCTGGCGGGGGCTGTGACCAGCGTGTCTCTGCTGGTCAACGGCGCAGCCGCAGAGAGCGCGGCGGAGCTGGCCGGCAG GTACCAAATCCCCACCGGCCTCCACGCCAACCTGTCCGAGGGCCGCCCCGTGGGCCCGGCCTGCCACGGCGCCTCGACGCTGCTCAGCCCCGAAGGCTTCTTCCTCGGCAAGATGGGATTTCGAGAGGCAGTGGCGGCCGGAGACGTCGCCTTGCCCCAG GTGCGGGAGGAGCTGGAGGCCCAGCTGATTCGCTTCCGGGAGCTCCTGGGCGGGGACCCCACTCACGTGGACGGGCACCAGCACGTGCACGTGCTCCCAG GCCTCCACTGGCgtggccccccaccccagccctgcccatcACAGCCCTGCTGGTCCTTGCCGCTGATGCCCGGATATCCGCAGGTGGACGGATGCCTTCGTGGGCCTGAGCACCTGCGGCCGGCACATGTCTGCTCACCGCGTATCAGGAGCACTAGCGCGGGCCCTGGAAGGCATACCCACCGGCCGTACCCTGACAGCCGAGCTGATGGCCCACCCCGGCTACCCCAGTGTGCCTCCAGCTGGGGGCTGCGGCGAGGGCCCCGATGCCTTTTCCTGCTCTTGGGAGCGGCTGCACGAACTGCGTGTCCTCACCGCACCCACACTTCAGACCCGACTTGCACAGGAGGGTGTACAGCTCTGCACCCTGCACGACCTAGACTCCAAGAGGCATGgggaagggatccctggagaagccactctggaaacattCCTGGAGCCCTCCCCACCATGCCCCTGACAAGCATAATGTCCTTTAGTGCAAAGAAAGGGGGCCAGTGTCAAGCCCTGGGACAGCCAGGAACCAGGTGGCGGGGCAGGGGTCCAGTAACATACTCCCTTCGGCAGGCCCCTGTCACCTCTGTGTCTAGGTCCTTGTGGTTCAGAATGGCTGCCAGAGCTTTGGCAACCCATCTTGGCTGCAGGCAGGTTGGCCCTGTGACATCTGAGCCTGGGGCCTGCCAACCATCTTCCTTATTCAGATGTAGTAGAGAGAGACCACTGTATTAA